One genomic window of Acidobacteriota bacterium includes the following:
- a CDS encoding NUDIX domain-containing protein: MPSLRTLAFQAWFRVSRPMTLGVRAAVENADGHVFMVRHTYINGWFMPGGGVEHGEPALEALRRELVEEGGIQLLRDPEIFGFYSNHHSFRNDHVVLYRVPYGSWEQVAATSAGEIAETAWVDPHALPDGITRGNRLRFGEIYHGAPVSPWWVPKD; encoded by the coding sequence ATGCCCTCCCTGCGCACGCTCGCCTTCCAGGCCTGGTTCCGGGTCAGCCGCCCGATGACCCTCGGCGTGCGCGCGGCGGTCGAAAACGCCGATGGCCACGTCTTCATGGTCCGCCACACCTACATCAACGGCTGGTTCATGCCCGGCGGCGGCGTCGAGCATGGCGAGCCAGCGCTCGAAGCGCTGCGCCGGGAACTCGTCGAGGAAGGCGGCATCCAGCTGCTGCGTGATCCGGAGATCTTCGGCTTCTATTCGAACCATCACAGCTTCCGGAACGACCACGTCGTCCTCTACCGCGTGCCCTACGGTAGCTGGGAGCAAGTCGCGGCCACCAGCGCCGGGGAAATTGCGGAGACGGCCTGGGTCGATCCGCACGCCTTGCCGGACGGCATCACGCGCGGCAATCGCCTGCGCTTTGGCGAAATATATCACGGCGCCCCGGTTTCGCCCTGGTGGGTGCCGAAGGACTGA